A single genomic interval of Adhaeribacter pallidiroseus harbors:
- a CDS encoding NADH-quinone oxidoreductase subunit D, translating into MADIIIEDKVNTNVGIEKIPDSLPAQYNEHERELTTLNLGPTHPATHGIFQNILQMDGERIVSGVPTIGYIHRAFEKIAERRPFYQITPLTDRMNYCSSPINNMGWWMTVEKLLGVKTPKRADYIRVIVMELARIADHLICNSILGVDSGAFTGFLYVFQEREKIYEIYEELSGARLTTNMGRIGGMERDLSPVAIHKLREWIAGFPKVMKEFEALFTRNRIFVDRIKDVGPITAEKALNYGFTGPNLRAAGVDYDVRVMNPYSSYEDFDFEIPVGTTGDTYDRFMVRNEEIWQSFRIVQQALENLPEGPYHADAPEYFLPPKQAVYKNMEALIYHFKIIMGEIEAPVGEVYHSVEGGNGELGFYLISDGGRTPYRLHFRRPCFIYYQAYPEMVVGTQLSDAILILSSMNVIAGELDA; encoded by the coding sequence ATGGCAGATATTATAATAGAAGACAAGGTAAACACGAATGTGGGAATTGAAAAAATTCCGGATTCATTGCCTGCTCAATATAACGAACACGAACGCGAACTTACCACGCTGAATCTGGGCCCAACGCACCCGGCTACGCACGGTATTTTCCAGAATATTTTGCAAATGGATGGGGAGCGGATTGTGTCGGGTGTTCCGACCATTGGCTACATTCATCGGGCATTCGAGAAAATTGCCGAACGCCGCCCGTTCTATCAAATAACCCCGCTTACTGACCGGATGAACTACTGCTCCTCCCCTATTAATAATATGGGCTGGTGGATGACGGTAGAAAAGCTTTTAGGTGTTAAAACCCCAAAACGGGCCGATTATATCCGGGTAATTGTAATGGAACTGGCCCGGATTGCCGATCACCTGATTTGTAACAGTATCTTGGGGGTTGACTCCGGCGCTTTTACCGGTTTCTTGTACGTGTTCCAGGAGCGGGAGAAAATTTACGAGATTTACGAAGAATTGAGCGGTGCCCGTTTAACTACCAACATGGGTCGCATTGGCGGTATGGAACGCGATTTATCGCCGGTTGCTATTCATAAACTGCGCGAATGGATTGCCGGGTTCCCGAAAGTAATGAAGGAATTCGAAGCTTTGTTTACCCGTAACCGGATTTTCGTAGACCGAATTAAAGATGTTGGCCCCATTACTGCTGAAAAAGCTTTAAATTATGGTTTTACTGGACCTAACCTTCGGGCGGCTGGTGTAGATTATGATGTGCGAGTAATGAATCCTTACTCGTCTTATGAAGACTTTGATTTTGAAATTCCGGTAGGCACCACGGGTGATACTTACGACCGGTTTATGGTTCGGAACGAAGAAATCTGGCAAAGCTTCCGGATTGTGCAGCAAGCCTTGGAAAACTTACCCGAAGGCCCATATCACGCCGATGCTCCGGAGTACTTTTTGCCGCCGAAGCAAGCCGTTTATAAGAACATGGAAGCTTTAATTTATCACTTCAAAATTATTATGGGTGAAATTGAAGCTCCGGTAGGCGAAGTATACCACTCCGTAGAAGGTGGTAACGGCGAGTTAGGTTTTTATTTAATCAGTGATGGGGGCCGTACGCCTTACCGCTTACATTTCCGGCGCCCTTGTTTTATTTATTACCAAGCCTATCCCGAAATGGTGGTGGGCACCCAGTTATCCGATGCTATTTTAATTTTGAGTAGCATGAACGTAATTGCGGGAGAATTAGACGCTTAA
- a CDS encoding NADH-quinone oxidoreductase subunit C: protein MAEQGLTNQHVLDNITAKFGESIFNVEEPYGLLTVTTTRDQIIPLLTHLYNDADLKMNFLTTMCGIHYPDNKEQELGVIYHVHSLVHNVRLRIKIFFPIDNPIVPTATNLYAAANWMERETFDFYGIQFEGHPNLIRILNVEDMTYHPMRKHYPLEDGTREDKVDTFFGR, encoded by the coding sequence ATGGCCGAGCAAGGGTTAACCAACCAACACGTTTTAGATAATATTACTGCTAAATTTGGCGAATCTATTTTTAATGTAGAAGAGCCCTACGGCCTGTTAACGGTAACCACTACCCGCGATCAGATTATTCCGCTTTTAACGCATTTATATAACGATGCGGATCTTAAAATGAATTTCCTCACCACCATGTGCGGCATTCATTATCCCGATAACAAAGAGCAGGAGTTAGGGGTTATCTATCATGTTCATAGCTTGGTGCACAATGTACGGTTGCGGATAAAGATTTTCTTTCCGATTGATAACCCTATCGTGCCTACGGCCACTAATTTGTACGCGGCGGCAAACTGGATGGAACGGGAAACTTTTGATTTTTACGGTATTCAGTTCGAAGGGCATCCGAATCTCATCCGCATTTTAAATGTAGAAGACATGACTTATCACCCCATGCGCAAGCACTATCCCCTAGAAGATGGTACCCGGGAAGATAAGGTGGATACTTTCTTTGGCCGTTAA
- a CDS encoding NADH-quinone oxidoreductase subunit B, with translation MSNIKTVEAPEGVEGQGFFATSLEKVVGIARSNSLWPLPFATSCCGIEFMATMGSTYDIARFGSERPSFSPRQADLLMVMGTIAKKMAPIVKQVYEQMAEPRWVLAMGACACSGGIFDTYSVLQGIDRIIPVDVYIPGCPPRPEQVLDGLMQVQELAKNESLRRRNSPEYQELLASYNIK, from the coding sequence ATGAGTAATATAAAAACGGTAGAGGCGCCCGAAGGTGTAGAAGGACAAGGCTTTTTTGCTACTTCTTTAGAAAAAGTGGTAGGAATTGCCCGCAGTAATTCGCTTTGGCCCCTACCTTTTGCTACGTCTTGCTGTGGTATTGAATTTATGGCAACGATGGGCTCTACTTACGACATTGCCCGTTTTGGTTCCGAGCGTCCTAGCTTCTCGCCCCGCCAAGCCGATTTATTAATGGTAATGGGTACGATTGCTAAGAAAATGGCGCCTATTGTAAAGCAAGTTTATGAGCAGATGGCCGAACCCCGGTGGGTATTAGCCATGGGGGCATGTGCGTGCAGCGGGGGTATTTTTGATACTTACAGTGTGTTACAAGGCATCGACCGCATTATTCCGGTAGACGTGTACATTCCCGGCTGCCCTCCCCGTCCGGAGCAAGTACTGGATGGCTTAATGCAAGTACAGGAATTAGCTAAAAACGAATCTTTACGCCGCCGGAACTCACCGGAATACCAGGAACTATTAGCTTCTTACAACATTAAATAA
- a CDS encoding NADH-quinone oxidoreductase subunit A — translation METAATAQLPSDYLPILIQFAAALGFVVFAIVVTHLIGPKRHSKVKDAAWECGVESVGNARTPVSYKYFMTAILFVLFDVEVIFLYPWAVNFRGLGMEGFIQMIVFMAMLMLGFFYVIKKGILKWE, via the coding sequence ATGGAAACAGCCGCCACCGCTCAATTGCCTTCCGATTATTTACCGATATTAATACAATTTGCCGCCGCTTTAGGCTTTGTCGTATTTGCTATTGTAGTTACGCACTTAATCGGCCCTAAACGCCACAGTAAAGTAAAAGATGCGGCCTGGGAATGCGGCGTTGAATCTGTAGGCAATGCCCGTACACCGGTTTCCTATAAATACTTCATGACCGCTATTCTTTTTGTACTTTTTGACGTAGAAGTTATTTTCCTTTATCCGTGGGCCGTTAATTTCCGGGGCTTAGGCATGGAGGGCTTTATACAGATGATCGTATTTATGGCCATGCTGATGTTAGGATTCTTCTACGTAATTAAAAAAGGAATATTAAAGTGGGAGTAA
- a CDS encoding alpha/beta hydrolase, translating into MKKLAILLLALTSLSLLSVSAQTKPSEMPLYEGKIPNEKPGPNEEKSETDGILRISKVRNPTLTAYLPPKEKATGAAVVICPGGGYSILAAAHEGADVARKFNEHGIAAFVVKYRLPDANISTNPEISPLQDAQQAIRVVRKRATEWQIDPQRIGIIGFSAGGHLASTAGTHFQKAVIPNPDNISVRPDFMILVYPVISSQPGVAHAGSFEKLLGKNASPEKLKEYSNDQQITAQTPPTFLVHASDDKVVPPNNSILFYQALQLQNIPAELHIYPKGGHGFGLKNPTTPDYWFDRCLNWMMASNFIKNTTVK; encoded by the coding sequence ATGAAAAAATTAGCTATTCTGCTGCTTGCTCTTACCAGCCTAAGTTTACTTTCTGTGTCTGCTCAAACTAAACCTTCGGAGATGCCCTTATACGAAGGCAAAATCCCGAATGAAAAGCCCGGTCCGAACGAAGAAAAATCCGAAACAGATGGCATTCTGCGCATTAGTAAGGTTCGCAATCCAACCCTGACTGCTTACTTACCACCAAAAGAAAAAGCAACCGGAGCCGCGGTTGTTATTTGTCCGGGTGGTGGTTACTCTATTTTGGCCGCCGCCCACGAAGGCGCAGACGTGGCCCGGAAATTTAATGAACACGGCATTGCCGCTTTTGTGGTAAAGTACCGTTTACCTGACGCCAATATTTCTACTAACCCCGAAATTTCGCCGTTGCAAGATGCCCAACAAGCTATCCGGGTAGTACGCAAACGGGCAACCGAATGGCAGATAGATCCGCAACGCATCGGCATTATCGGCTTTTCGGCAGGTGGCCATCTGGCGTCTACCGCGGGTACTCATTTTCAAAAAGCCGTTATCCCGAACCCGGATAATATCTCGGTGCGCCCCGATTTTATGATTTTAGTTTACCCGGTAATTAGTAGCCAACCGGGAGTAGCCCACGCGGGTTCTTTTGAAAAACTATTAGGTAAAAATGCTTCTCCGGAAAAGTTAAAAGAATACAGCAACGATCAGCAGATTACCGCACAAACGCCGCCTACCTTTCTGGTCCACGCCTCCGATGACAAGGTGGTACCGCCTAATAACAGTATCTTATTTTACCAGGCTTTACAACTGCAAAACATTCCCGCCGAGCTGCATATTTACCCCAAAGGAGGCCATGGTTTCGGACTTAAAAACCCGACCACGCCAGACTACTGGTTCGACCGGTGTTTAAACTGGATGATGGCCAGCAACTTTATAAAAAATACTACTGTAAAATAA
- the pruA gene encoding L-glutamate gamma-semialdehyde dehydrogenase has protein sequence MQPATEKLKYYVWIFKVPHPVNEPVKSYAPGSPERKELQQTYQDLKSQQLDVPMYIGSEEVRSGNKLPLTMPHDHQHVLGYFHEGDANHVTQAIEAALAAREQWANMPWQSRAAIFLKAAELLAGPWRARLNAATMLGQSKNAYQAEIDSACEMIDFLRFNAKFMTEIYAQQPESSPGIWNRLEHRPLEGFVFALTPFNFTAIAGNLPAAPAMMGNVVVWKPAYTQIYAAQFLMQLFRAAGLPDGVINLIYVDGPVAGDIIFSHRQFAGIHFTGSTVVFNSIWKTIGNNLHLYRGYPRIVGETGGKDFIVAHPSAIAKEVATGITRGAFEYQGQKCSAASRAYIPANLWPEVKQAIVDDLETFKMGSPEDFGNFINAVIDEKSFNKISKYIGSAKNDPEVEVIAGGNYDKSVGYFIEPTVLLVKDPAYVTMCEEIFGPVITIYVYEESQFEEMLEIVNTTSPYALTGSIFSRDRYAIDLATSKLLHAAGNFYINDKPTGAVVGQQPFGGARSSGTNDKAGSVFNLIRWTSTRTIKETFVPPVDYRYPFLQAD, from the coding sequence TTGCAACCTGCAACTGAAAAACTAAAATATTATGTCTGGATTTTTAAAGTACCACATCCGGTAAACGAGCCGGTAAAAAGTTATGCCCCGGGTTCGCCGGAAAGAAAAGAATTACAACAAACCTATCAGGATTTAAAAAGCCAACAACTAGATGTGCCTATGTACATTGGCAGCGAGGAAGTACGGAGCGGCAATAAACTACCGCTTACTATGCCCCACGATCACCAGCATGTATTAGGTTATTTCCACGAAGGCGATGCCAACCACGTAACGCAAGCCATTGAAGCCGCTTTGGCGGCCCGGGAACAATGGGCTAACATGCCGTGGCAAAGCCGGGCCGCTATTTTTTTAAAAGCGGCCGAACTTCTGGCTGGTCCTTGGCGAGCCCGTTTAAACGCGGCCACCATGTTGGGGCAATCTAAAAATGCTTATCAAGCAGAAATTGACTCGGCTTGCGAAATGATCGATTTTTTGCGTTTCAATGCCAAGTTCATGACCGAAATTTATGCGCAACAACCTGAATCAAGCCCTGGCATCTGGAATCGTTTAGAGCACCGGCCTTTAGAAGGCTTCGTGTTTGCTTTAACGCCATTTAACTTTACCGCCATTGCGGGTAATTTGCCCGCCGCACCCGCCATGATGGGCAACGTAGTGGTTTGGAAACCCGCGTACACCCAAATATATGCCGCGCAGTTTTTAATGCAGTTATTCCGGGCTGCCGGTTTACCCGATGGCGTTATTAATTTAATTTATGTAGATGGCCCCGTGGCTGGCGATATAATTTTCAGCCATCGGCAGTTTGCGGGCATCCACTTTACCGGTTCTACCGTGGTATTTAACAGCATCTGGAAAACCATTGGCAACAACTTACACCTGTACCGGGGCTACCCGCGCATTGTGGGCGAAACCGGCGGTAAAGATTTTATCGTGGCGCATCCATCGGCTATTGCCAAAGAAGTAGCCACCGGCATTACCCGCGGAGCTTTCGAGTACCAGGGACAAAAATGCTCGGCGGCCTCGCGGGCTTATATTCCGGCTAACTTGTGGCCGGAAGTAAAACAAGCCATCGTGGATGATTTAGAAACGTTTAAAATGGGATCGCCCGAAGATTTTGGCAATTTTATCAACGCTGTAATCGACGAAAAATCATTTAATAAGATTTCCAAATACATCGGATCGGCCAAAAACGACCCAGAGGTAGAAGTGATTGCGGGCGGAAATTACGATAAATCAGTAGGTTATTTTATCGAACCAACGGTATTATTGGTAAAAGACCCGGCTTACGTAACCATGTGCGAAGAAATATTTGGGCCGGTGATTACCATTTACGTGTACGAAGAATCGCAATTTGAAGAAATGTTGGAGATTGTGAACACCACTTCGCCGTATGCTTTAACGGGTTCTATTTTTTCCCGCGACCGGTACGCCATTGATTTAGCAACCAGTAAATTGCTACACGCTGCCGGCAACTTTTACATAAACGATAAGCCTACCGGAGCAGTAGTGGGTCAGCAACCTTTTGGGGGAGCCCGCTCCTCTGGCACCAACGACAAAGCCGGTTCCGTTTTTAACTTGATTCGCTGGACCTCTACCCGCACCATTAAAGAAACCTTTGTGCCGCCCGTAGATTATCGTTACCCTTTTTTGCAAGCAGATTAA
- a CDS encoding YjjG family noncanonical pyrimidine nucleotidase — protein sequence MKFFPLKTYKHIFFDLDHTLWDFEKNAEETIITLYNQYELAKFGKFTSTDFYKKYSYINHRMWRQYHEGKITQQELRVSRFEQTLTKLGLTPEQIPTGLPDAFTTLCPTKTAVFPYTYDVLSYLQTKYKLHIITNGFKEVQKIKLTASKLHGYFTEVITSECINCSKPDRKIFEYALSRANVKAADCLMIGDSLEADILGAKNAGIDQIFFNPDKKRHHQKVTYEISCLSELMRVL from the coding sequence GTGAAATTTTTTCCGTTAAAAACCTATAAGCACATTTTCTTCGACCTGGACCATACGCTCTGGGATTTTGAAAAAAACGCCGAAGAAACTATCATTACTTTATATAACCAGTATGAGCTGGCCAAATTTGGCAAATTTACCTCTACTGATTTTTACAAAAAATACAGTTATATCAACCACCGCATGTGGCGCCAGTACCACGAAGGCAAAATAACGCAGCAAGAATTACGTGTAAGTCGTTTTGAGCAAACTTTAACTAAGCTCGGTCTAACGCCCGAACAAATACCAACGGGTTTGCCCGACGCTTTTACCACGCTTTGCCCCACGAAAACGGCCGTTTTTCCGTATACCTACGATGTATTAAGCTATCTGCAAACCAAATACAAGCTGCACATTATTACCAACGGCTTTAAAGAGGTGCAAAAAATTAAACTGACGGCGTCTAAACTACACGGTTATTTTACCGAAGTAATTACCTCGGAATGCATTAATTGCAGCAAACCCGACCGTAAAATTTTTGAATATGCTTTGAGCCGGGCTAATGTAAAAGCCGCAGATTGTCTTATGATTGGAGATAGCCTGGAAGCCGATATATTAGGCGCCAAAAATGCGGGTATTGACCAGATATTCTTTAACCCCGATAAAAAACGCCACCATCAAAAAGTAACCTACGAAATAAGCTGTCTCAGCGAATTGATGCGGGTGCTATAA
- a CDS encoding ArsR/SmtB family transcription factor gives MRLKHFNVAFGEQVFKALGDESRLRILNLIYRNTEMCISDIEQVLDFTQTKTSRHLSYLKLSGLVAFKRIDNWVFYYIRDETADLLHTIYNYLEKDELLLKDQETYQVLYSNRELAVNKLHNRKWMPQ, from the coding sequence ATGCGGCTGAAACATTTTAACGTAGCTTTTGGCGAACAAGTATTCAAAGCTTTAGGCGATGAATCACGGCTCCGGATTTTAAACCTGATTTACCGAAATACCGAAATGTGTATTTCGGATATAGAACAGGTTCTGGATTTTACGCAAACCAAAACTTCCCGACATTTGTCTTATTTAAAACTTTCGGGTTTAGTTGCGTTTAAGCGCATCGATAACTGGGTATTTTATTACATACGCGACGAAACGGCTGATTTGCTGCACACCATCTATAATTACCTGGAAAAAGACGAATTGTTACTGAAAGATCAAGAAACGTATCAGGTTTTATACTCAAACCGCGAATTAGCCGTAAACAAACTACACAACCGTAAATGGATGCCACAATAA
- a CDS encoding carboxypeptidase-like regulatory domain-containing protein, translating to MLLNHLNYIRLFNGTVKLLFICFLCGAGLIIPEKAFAQGKSTVVQLSGVVASGDSLYGVPGVTVFVPKAGRGTVTNEYGYFSMPVLAGDSVVVRALGFKHLTVMIPKNYNKQSYSVVLELKEDATLLPEVRVFPYPTEELFKKAFLALRVPDEQKSAAEKNLNEQLMARIFDNTSIGPSANFRNTMDMQQMYLNKQSMPNQYNNNPLLNPFAWGQLIKQIKNGDLKRKYKDD from the coding sequence ATGTTACTTAATCACCTTAATTATATACGGCTTTTTAACGGTACCGTAAAGCTGCTTTTTATTTGTTTCCTGTGTGGTGCCGGATTAATAATCCCGGAAAAAGCTTTTGCCCAAGGTAAATCAACGGTGGTGCAGTTATCAGGGGTGGTGGCTAGTGGCGATAGTTTGTACGGGGTACCCGGCGTTACGGTCTTTGTGCCCAAAGCAGGTCGCGGTACGGTAACCAACGAATATGGCTACTTCTCGATGCCCGTGCTGGCCGGCGACAGCGTGGTAGTACGGGCCCTGGGTTTTAAACACCTGACCGTAATGATTCCAAAAAATTACAATAAACAAAGTTACTCCGTAGTGCTGGAATTAAAAGAAGATGCCACCTTACTACCCGAAGTGCGCGTTTTCCCGTACCCCACGGAAGAATTATTTAAAAAAGCGTTTCTGGCTTTACGCGTACCCGACGAGCAAAAATCAGCGGCCGAAAAGAACCTGAACGAACAACTAATGGCCCGGATTTTTGATAATACCTCCATCGGACCCTCGGCTAATTTCCGCAACACCATGGATATGCAGCAGATGTATCTGAACAAGCAATCCATGCCCAACCAATACAACAACAACCCCTTACTTAATCCTTTTGCCTGGGGACAACTCATCAAACAAATTAAAAACGGCGACTTAAAACGTAAGTATAAAGACGATTAG
- a CDS encoding NAD(P)/FAD-dependent oxidoreductase, translating into MKINIPVTDQPRVVIIGCGFAGLRLAKNLRHANLQVVLVDRNNYHNFQPLLYQVATGGLEADSIAYPIRKIFTGQQNFFFRMAEVTAIHPEINQVQTTIGDIRYDYLVISSGSATNFFGNKQIEENAMQIKSIPSALNLRSLIFQNFEKALLMTREDQRDPLMDIVVVGGGPTGVELSGTLAEMKKYVLPKDYPELDLKMMDIYLMEAGPTLLNGMSKESQEKALNYLKDMGVHVLLSSPVESFENNVIKYGGGKTINASTMIWAAGVFGANIPGLNEPAVARNKRVNVNTWNQVIGYSNIFAIGDLANMETKDFPKGHPMVAPVAIQQAELLAENLPKIMAGQTPREFVYKNKGVMATVGRNRAVVDLPNFKFGGFFAWLVWMFVHLMTLVGFRNKLVTFVGWVWNYFAFDTALRLIIRPYLKETRDGKQQQPSPPQPPAAQGGNPAKPEAPQPAIPTVQNDQKQTAEVSQPAVATVKPELTAAPVNATATTVQNTSGANSPEKVTTATTGSFNQPAPNAVKIPPGTP; encoded by the coding sequence ATGAAAATTAATATACCTGTTACCGATCAACCGCGTGTAGTTATTATTGGCTGCGGCTTTGCGGGCTTGCGGCTCGCCAAAAATCTACGGCACGCCAACTTGCAAGTTGTACTCGTGGATCGCAATAATTACCACAACTTTCAACCGCTGTTATACCAGGTGGCTACTGGCGGCCTCGAAGCCGATTCCATTGCTTATCCGATCCGGAAAATATTTACCGGTCAACAAAACTTTTTCTTCCGGATGGCCGAAGTAACGGCTATTCACCCGGAAATCAACCAAGTGCAAACGACTATCGGCGACATTCGCTACGATTACCTGGTTATTTCGTCGGGCAGCGCTACCAATTTCTTCGGCAATAAGCAAATCGAAGAAAATGCCATGCAGATTAAGAGCATACCGAGCGCTTTAAATTTGCGCAGCTTAATTTTTCAGAATTTCGAAAAAGCTTTGCTGATGACCCGCGAAGACCAGCGCGACCCTTTAATGGATATTGTGGTGGTAGGCGGTGGCCCAACCGGGGTGGAGTTAAGCGGTACTTTAGCCGAAATGAAAAAGTACGTGCTGCCCAAAGATTATCCGGAGCTGGATCTAAAAATGATGGACATTTACCTGATGGAGGCCGGGCCTACTTTACTCAACGGCATGAGTAAAGAATCGCAGGAGAAAGCTTTAAATTACCTGAAAGATATGGGAGTACATGTACTACTCAGCTCTCCCGTAGAATCCTTCGAAAATAATGTAATTAAGTATGGTGGGGGTAAAACCATCAACGCTTCTACCATGATTTGGGCGGCCGGCGTTTTTGGCGCCAATATCCCCGGCTTAAATGAACCGGCAGTTGCCCGTAACAAACGGGTAAATGTAAACACTTGGAACCAGGTAATTGGTTACTCTAACATTTTTGCCATTGGCGATCTCGCCAATATGGAAACCAAGGATTTCCCGAAAGGACACCCCATGGTAGCACCCGTTGCGATCCAGCAGGCCGAGTTGCTCGCCGAAAATTTACCTAAAATAATGGCCGGACAAACCCCCCGCGAATTTGTGTACAAAAACAAAGGCGTTATGGCAACGGTTGGCCGTAACCGGGCGGTAGTAGATTTACCGAATTTTAAATTTGGCGGCTTCTTTGCCTGGCTGGTTTGGATGTTTGTGCATTTAATGACTTTGGTAGGATTCCGGAACAAACTGGTAACCTTTGTAGGTTGGGTCTGGAATTACTTTGCCTTCGATACCGCTTTGCGTTTAATTATCCGGCCGTATTTAAAAGAAACCCGCGATGGCAAACAGCAACAACCTTCACCACCGCAACCACCTGCCGCGCAGGGCGGTAATCCTGCGAAGCCCGAAGCGCCGCAACCGGCTATTCCCACGGTGCAAAATGATCAGAAGCAAACCGCCGAAGTATCGCAGCCCGCAGTGGCCACAGTTAAGCCAGAACTGACTGCTGCTCCGGTAAATGCAACGGCAACAACGGTGCAAAATACGTCAGGAGCTAATTCGCCGGAAAAAGTAACAACCGCCACCACCGGTAGCTTTAATCAGCCGGCACCCAATGCGGTTAAGATTCCGCCGGGCACTCCCTAA
- a CDS encoding S41 family peptidase, whose protein sequence is MDTTYKAYIGHIVFMFLVLVLNPAFCQQLNFDLTDTKKYSVIQSASQILNDNYLFPNKAKKIEKLLNEKFKAGDFEKVADPKAFGKELQLLMQEVTLDKHLRILYSPNMVKELEQVKTKQDSLKLYKEDFTERKKSNFGLPEAKVLENNIGYLKISKFTSPEMAGPVMMASSIFLKHVDGLILDLRSRGGGNSYTLALLLSYFLPPNMLLYTWHFRGTAATEQSWTLPYVEGHRFLEIPILILTSKETFSASEAFCYSLQAAKRATIVGEKTVGGAHTYKEMKVTKEYIMTVPYGRLVNQHTNTNWEAVGVIPDHEVPAEKALEKAQELLVQRLNSSNK, encoded by the coding sequence ATGGATACTACATATAAGGCCTATATCGGCCATATTGTTTTTATGTTCCTTGTATTAGTTTTGAATCCGGCATTTTGTCAGCAGCTAAATTTTGATTTAACCGATACGAAAAAATATAGTGTTATACAGTCGGCGTCTCAGATTCTTAATGATAATTATCTTTTCCCAAACAAGGCAAAGAAAATTGAAAAGCTATTAAATGAAAAGTTTAAAGCGGGTGATTTTGAAAAAGTAGCTGACCCGAAAGCCTTTGGTAAAGAACTACAGCTGTTAATGCAAGAAGTTACGCTTGACAAACATTTAAGAATATTATACTCCCCTAACATGGTGAAGGAGTTAGAACAAGTAAAAACCAAACAAGACAGTTTAAAGCTTTACAAAGAAGATTTTACTGAAAGAAAAAAAAGCAACTTCGGTTTACCAGAAGCCAAAGTTTTGGAGAACAATATCGGTTATTTAAAAATATCGAAGTTTACATCACCTGAAATGGCAGGCCCTGTGATGATGGCTAGTTCTATTTTTCTGAAGCATGTTGATGGATTAATACTTGATTTAAGAAGTCGCGGCGGCGGTAATTCCTATACTTTAGCGCTATTACTAAGCTATTTTCTACCACCCAATATGCTTTTATATACCTGGCATTTTCGTGGTACAGCGGCGACAGAACAATCCTGGACTTTGCCTTATGTAGAGGGGCATCGTTTCCTGGAAATTCCAATTTTAATACTAACCAGTAAGGAAACATTCTCGGCCAGTGAAGCTTTTTGTTATTCTTTGCAAGCTGCCAAAAGAGCCACAATTGTTGGAGAAAAAACCGTTGGCGGGGCACATACCTACAAAGAAATGAAAGTTACAAAGGAATATATAATGACAGTACCGTATGGAAGATTGGTAAACCAGCATACTAATACGAATTGGGAAGCCGTTGGAGTAATTCCGGATCATGAAGTACCTGCAGAAAAAGCATTAGAAAAAGCTCAAGAATTATTGGTTCAAAGGCTGAACTCAAGCAATAAATAA